A single region of the Halorhabdus rudnickae genome encodes:
- a CDS encoding TATA-box-binding protein (TFIID; binds specifically to the TATA box and functions in transcription) — protein MGVKLARLDEEVTPAELEEYSLEVSNISASFELDGEYDLERLSEDLVNSEYEPDHHRSLIYRSPNVGSFTVLLPPRGRVSIAGAKSEHEIKRGVQEFVSELDSLGLNDDYRDIRIENVVATGDVGQTVDLNAAVIALGLESTEYEPEQFPGATYRTEEGVVLIFSSGKVVITSVLTYREVRSAFLGVQEKLSQI, from the coding sequence ATGGGCGTTAAACTCGCACGGTTGGATGAGGAGGTAACACCAGCCGAGTTAGAGGAATATTCTCTTGAAGTATCCAATATCTCGGCCTCCTTCGAACTTGACGGAGAGTATGATTTAGAACGACTTTCCGAGGACCTAGTAAATAGTGAATACGAACCAGATCACCACCGAAGCCTTATCTACAGATCACCCAACGTCGGTAGTTTCACAGTTCTCCTTCCACCCAGAGGAAGAGTCAGTATAGCTGGAGCAAAGAGCGAACATGAGATTAAAAGAGGTGTTCAAGAATTCGTTTCTGAGTTAGATTCTTTAGGACTTAACGACGATTATAGAGATATTCGAATCGAGAACGTCGTCGCCACTGGAGATGTTGGACAAACCGTCGATCTAAATGCGGCAGTCATTGCTCTGGGACTGGAGTCTACAGAGTACGAGCCAGAGCAATTCCCGGGCGCAACATACCGTACAGAAGAGGGTGTCGTCCTGATATTCTCGTCGGGGAAAGTAGTAATCACCTCAGTTCTTACGTATCGTGAGGTTCGTTCCGCGTTTCTGGGAGTCCAGGAGAAGCTATCTCAGATATAG
- a CDS encoding TATA-box-binding protein: MHQVNDRYLSYLTETGLDFSDPSLEVKNVVSVGNLQKDIELNALMIALGLEDTEYEPEQFPGLIYRPDSTRCVLLVFSSGKVVVTGGRTAEEDEEAFLHLQDQVDKLL, from the coding sequence ATGCACCAGGTCAACGATCGGTACTTGTCCTATCTCACAGAGACGGGACTGGACTTCAGCGACCCCTCGCTCGAGGTCAAGAACGTGGTCTCGGTTGGGAATCTACAGAAGGATATTGAACTCAATGCATTGATGATCGCATTAGGGTTAGAAGATACAGAATACGAACCTGAGCAATTCCCCGGTTTGATTTATCGACCTGACTCTACTCGTTGTGTCTTGTTGGTCTTCTCCAGCGGAAAAGTAGTCGTCACGGGCGGACGTACTGCTGAAGAAGACGAAGAAGCCTTTCTCCATCTCCAGGATCAGGTCGATAAACTCCTGTGA
- a CDS encoding BREX protein BrxB domain-containing protein, translating to MSQTSSSPYREFKEKLRTFAQGQHGIRNPFVIAAVDPAVEHRVADRLATWSDGRTKAPEIPDNVTVQPIWLDELLPRTDVYKLLVDLGEPLAELEGDTSPDERIEETMQDRLAVELVQQIVDHELSEAQLETQSHVVLLLNLGSLYPFTRASELLDELDRRNVKSTIGIPFPGDIVGGKLSFFGGESRHYYPAHQIDGQIRGVHLQ from the coding sequence ATGAGCCAGACGAGTTCGTCGCCGTATCGTGAATTCAAGGAGAAACTACGGACGTTCGCTCAGGGGCAACACGGGATTCGTAATCCGTTCGTTATCGCTGCTGTCGACCCAGCAGTCGAGCATCGGGTCGCAGATAGGCTCGCGACCTGGTCCGATGGACGAACGAAAGCCCCAGAAATCCCAGACAACGTAACCGTCCAGCCGATCTGGCTTGACGAACTCCTTCCACGGACCGATGTGTACAAACTCCTCGTCGACCTGGGTGAACCCCTGGCTGAACTCGAGGGAGATACGTCGCCAGATGAGCGTATCGAAGAGACGATGCAGGACCGGCTTGCTGTAGAACTCGTTCAGCAAATTGTCGACCACGAGCTCAGCGAAGCCCAGCTGGAGACCCAGAGCCATGTGGTTCTCTTGCTCAATCTCGGCAGTCTGTATCCGTTCACCCGTGCATCGGAACTGCTGGACGAGCTTGACCGTCGGAACGTAAAGTCCACCATCGGAATCCCGTTCCCGGGGGACATCGTCGGCGGGAAGCTGAGCTTCTTCGGCGGTGAATCACGCCATTACTACCCCGCTCACCAGATTGACGGCCAGATCCGGGGGGTGCATCTCCAATGA